The following proteins are co-located in the Microplitis demolitor isolate Queensland-Clemson2020A chromosome 5, iyMicDemo2.1a, whole genome shotgun sequence genome:
- the LOC103569332 gene encoding uncharacterized protein LOC103569332 isoform X2 encodes MIMGKWYVVEILEHKPIPEQEIGSKLVIDRCPIIRLRFDERGLIRLLWSEEKGQLEYTFSLPNSKISGVWNSAAKQNGSLIGKTYTQFEGSVLVMKAVAQHVLLTFCSENIDYQLYSILMGRQHILEKSSITGIHNLLKRRTLPISSTRSTCAKGRGSAVSPANAFKTTLILYILFTISFFISNPERH; translated from the exons ATAATGGGCAAGTGGTACGTAGTGGAAATTTTGGAACACAAGCCGATACCAGAGCAGGAAATTGGCTCGAAGCTCGTGATCGATAGATGTCCGATAATCAGGCTTCGATTCGACGAGAGAGGTCTTATCAGGCTGCTGTGGAGCGAGGAAAAAGGCCAGCTCGAGTACACCTTTAGTCTTCCGAATTCAAAAATAAGCGGAGTTTGGAATTCAGCTGCTAAACAAAAtg GATCACTGATCGGGAAAACTTACACTCAGTTCGAGGGGTCAGTCCTCGTGATGAAAGCCGTTGCGCAGCATGTACTCTTGACATTTTGTTCGGAAAACATTGACTACCAGTTATACTCGATTTTAATGGGTCGTCAGCACATTCTCGAGAAGAGCAGCATCACAGGCATCCACAACCTGTTGAAAAGACGTACGCTACCTATTTCAAGTACCAGATCAACCTGCGCAAAAGGTCGAGGATCAGCCGTCTCTCCTGCCAATGCATTCAAAACCACTCTGATTTTATACATTCTGTTTACCATTAGCTTTTTTATATCAAACCCCGAACGCCATTGA